A genomic window from Triticum urartu cultivar G1812 chromosome 7, Tu2.1, whole genome shotgun sequence includes:
- the LOC125525476 gene encoding patatin-like protein 2 — protein sequence MRRPEQSNGPLTLQNPARRALSGCMPSLATPKSPPPAYGSIVTVLSIDGGGVRGIIPGTILAFLEEKLQELDGPDARISDYFDVMAGTSTGGLVTAMLTAPNADGRPLFAAKDLNDFYMEHCPNIFPPVSKRPFGLLKSMTGPKYDGEHLRSVVKELLGDTRVDQTLSNIVIPTFDKAMKDVSKNAFLSDVCIGTSAAPTYLPGHHFETKDEGGKPRAFNLIDGGVASNNPTLLAMTDVSKQILMGNPDFFPIKPVDYGKFMILSLGTGAAKIEEKFDVAECSNWGVLGWLYNRGATPIIDSFSQASTDLVDIHASVLFQALHCEKRYLRIHDDGLNGETASVDVSTPENLNRLVDIGKSLLKRQVCKVNVETGKNEPDSKNRGTNEEELIYFARMLSEERKARLLKEGDLA from the exons ATGCGACGGCCGGAGCAGAGCAACGGGCCCCTGACCCTGCAGAACCCGGCGAGGCGGGCGCTCAGCGGCTGCATGCCGTCGCTCGCCACTCCCAAGTCGCCGCCGCCGGCATATGGGAGCATCGTCACCGTGCTGAGCATCGACGGCGGCGGCGTCCGCGGCATCATCCCCGGGACTATCCTAGCTTTCCTCGAAGAAAAGCTCCAG GAGCTTGATGGACCGGACGCGAGGATCTCAGACTACTTCGACGTGATGGCTGGGACGAGCACCGGAGGGTTGGTGACGGCCATGCTCACCGCGCCCAACGCCGACGGCCGTCCGCTCTTCGCCGCCAAGGACTTAAATGACTTCTACATGGAACACTGCCCAAATATCTTCCCTCCGGTCAG CAAAAGGCCTTTCGGATTGTTGAAGAGCATGACCGGACCCAAGTACGATGGTGAGCACCTCCGCTCGGTCGTCAAGGAGCTGCTCGGGGACACGCGAGTCGATCAGACGCTTTCAAACATTGTGATCCCCACCTTTGACA AGGCCATGAAGGATGTCTCCAAGAACGCTTTTCTATCAGATGTCTGCATCGGCACATCTGCCGCACCGACCTACCTCCCCGGCCACCATTTCGAAACAAAGGATGAGGGCGGTAAGCCACGAGCCTTTAACCTCATCGACGGAGGCGTCGCGTCAAACAATCCG ACGTTGTTAGCAATGACCGACGTGAGCAAGCAGATCTTGATGGGAAACCCTGACTTCTTTCCCATCAAGCCGGTAGACTACGGCAAGTTCATGATCCTTTCATTGGGCACCGGGGCGGCTAAGATTGAGGAGAAGTTTGATGTCGCCGAGTGCAGCAACTGGGGCGTCCTCGGGTGGCTATACAATAGGGGTGCCACTCCCATCATCGACAGCTTCAGCCAGGCTAGCACCGACCTCGTCGACATCCATGCCTCTGTGCTTTTCCAGGCGCTTCACTGTGAGAAGCGCTACCTCCGGATCCATGACGATGGGCTCAATGGCGAAACAGCCTCTGTCGATGTGTCCACGCCGGAGAATCTCAACAGGCTCGTTGATATTGGCAAGTCGTTGCTGAAGAGGCAGGTGTGCAAGGTGAACGTCGAAACCGGCAAGAACGAGCCTGACTCAAAGAATAGGGGCACCAATGAAGAGGAGCTGATCTATTTCGCACGCATGTTGTCGGAAGAGCGCAAAGCCAGGCTTCTCAAGGAGGGCGACCTAGCTTGA